The nucleotide window GTTTGACAGTGCTACGACTAAGAGTATTGAGTTACTCCCAAGAGAGGTTAAAGATAAGATATTCAATCTGGTTGTGAAGAAAAAAAGCCTGAATGTTATGGACGAATTCATAAAAAGTGTCAGCAAACACTGACACTAATCACTACTTAATAAAGTGAAAGGAGGTGGAGTTTTAAAATCTCAAATTTCAAATCTCAAATCTCAAATTTAACTTATAAAAAAGGAGGTGTTAATTATGCCAAGTTTTGTAATCAATGAAAAATGTGATGGTTGCAAGGGGCAGGATAAAACTGCATGCATGTACATATGCCCCAACGACCTGATAGTCCTGGACAAAGAGAGGATGAAGGCATACAATCAAGAGCCTGCTTGGTGCTGGGAATGCTATAGTTGTGTCAAGATATGTCCTCAGCAGGCTATGGATGTGAGGGGTTATGCAGACTTTATGCCCCTCGGTGCTGCATCAACTCCACTGAGAGGGACAGAGGACATCATGTGGACCATCACATTCAGGGATGGAAGGATTAAGAGGTTTAAGTATCCGACAAGGACTACACCAGAAGGTTCGATAAAGGCACTGGAGGGATATCCTGAGGCAAAGGCAGAAGATTTAACCGATCAGTTGATGCTCGGAGAGCCTGACATAATGGGAGTAAAGGAACTCCCAACAAAGAAAAAATAAGAAAGGAGGGATAAAGTGAGAGAATTTGCGACAGAAGTTGTTGAGACTGATATATTGATACTCGGTGGAGGGATGGCTGGCTGTGGTGCTGTAGTTGAGGCTGCATACTGGGCAAAGGCTGTAGGTTTAAGGGTAACCTGGGTGGAGAAGGCTGCGGTTGACAGAAGTGGTCCTGTAGCAATGGGCCTTTCTGCCATCAATACATATATGGGAATGGATGGAAAGGTAACTGAGAATCCCCGTATGCCTGAAAGGTTTGTTGAGTATGTAACGAATGACCAGATGGGTTTAACAAGACAGGACCTCGTCTATGATGTTGCAAGACATGTGGATAGCACCGTCAGACACTTTGAGAAATGGGGACTTCCTATATGGAAGGATGAGGCAGGAAATTTTGTAAAATCAGGTGAATGGCAGGTCATGATATCCGGCGAGAGTTACAAGATCATCGTGGCAGAGGCAGCAAAGAGTGCGATAGCAGCCCTTGGTGATAAGGGTCAGTTAATCGAGAGGGTCTATATCACACACCTTCTGAAGGATGAGAAGGAACCTGATAGAGTCTGTGGTGCAGTCGGTTTTAGCGTAAGGGAAGACAAGTTCTATGTCTTTAAGGCAAATGTAGTTATCGCTGTGATGGGTGGTGCAGTCCATGTATTCAGACCGAGGTCACAGGGAGAGGGTTTTGGAAGGGCATGGATGCCACCATTCTTAGGAGGAACGACTTATGCCCTCACTCTCCAGGCAGGGGGTGAGCTCACACAGATGGATGTGACATTTGTCCCTCCAAGGTTCAAGGATTCATATGGTCCTGTTGGCACATTCTTCCTGCTCTTTAAGACACCTGCAACAAATGCCTATGACCAGCCATACGTTGGGGGGTATGATTCCGAGACAGATAAGTGGGCACCATATTCTCATGCGAAACCCTGTCCAACTCCAGTCAGAAACTATGAGATGATACTCGCGGCAAAGGAAGGAAAGATACCATTACTCATGCACACAGAGTTAGTAGCAGAAAGAATAAAGAAGGAGATAACTGATCCAAAGGAGCAGAAAAAGGAGTTAAAAAAGTATGAGTCCGAAGCCTGGGAGGACTTCCTTGATATGACTATTGCAGGTGCAACAAACTGGGCCGCCCATAATATTGACCCCCTTGAAAAGCCGATGGAGCTCTCGACCTCAGAGCCGGTCTTCATAGGTTCACATGCCTGTTCTTGTGGTGCATGGGCCTGTGGTGCTGAAGACCTTATGCCAGCAGAATACAAGGATGCCTTCCCTGCCCAATACAACTGTATGACAACTGTTTTAGGTCTATTTACTGCAGGTTGTGGGGTAGGTGCATGTGCACACAAGTTCTCAAGCGGCTCATTCACACAGGGAAGGATTACAGCAAAGTCTGCAGTTAAGTTTGCCAATGATAACAAGGGATACAAACCAACGGTATCTGAGGATACGATAAAGAACCTCAAAGAAATAGTTTATAAACCACTTGCCCTCTATGAGGAGAAGAACACATATACAACGATGCCGGATATCAATCCCAACTATATTTCCCCACAAATGTTTTTGTTCAGGGTACAGAAGATAATGGGTGAGTATGTAGGTGGATGGGAGACATTGTATGGGACATCTGATAAGATGTTGGAGCACGCCCTCTGGAAATTAGGGTTCTGCGGAGAGGACACAGAGAAGCTTGCTGTAAAGGACCTTCATGAGCTTTTGAGGGCGTGGGAGGCTATCCACAGGTATTGGGTTGCTGAGGCATGTGTGAGGACAAGGCTCGTCAGGAAGGAGTCAAGATGGCCGGGTTATTATCACAAGTATGACTACATGAAGCTGGATGAAGGACAGAAGCACTTTATAAATGTGAAATATGATGCAGAGAAGAAGGAATGGAAGGTAATCGAAAGGCCGATGATCCCAATCATTTGAGCTGGTAGATCCTGAGGGCATTTCCGTTGGGGGCGACCTGAAAGGTCGCCCCCCAAAATTTACCCCGTTAGAAAAAGCTTTCTAACGGGGTAAATTAGAGAATAGTTTATGAATGAAGAATATACCAAAAAACACCGAAGGCTCTCTCTAAATGACAAATTCAAATTCTCATGTCATAAAGGGCTTACCTGTTTTAACACCTGCTGTAGTGATATAAATATCTTTCTCACACCTTATGATGTCCTGAGGATGAGAAGGGCTACTGTGTTATCTTCTGGAGAGTTCTTAAAGAGATATGCCATTCCACTCTTAGGAGATGAGGGGTTACCTCTGGTAGTGCTTAAGATGATAGAGGATGAAAATAAGAGTTGTCCTTTTGTCACCCAAGATGGGTGCAGGATATATGAGGACAGGCCATGGTCATGCAGGATGTATCCTATATTCCCGGCTTCCTCGGAACGTAGATTGAATAATCAACGTCCCTCGAAGGAAGAAGAGTTTTGGATAGAGGAAAAGCCCTCATGCCTTGGATTTATGGAGCACTTCCATGAATCCTCGCACTTCTGTGAAGTGCGGGATGAAGTGCTACCATTTAAAGAGGAAAAACAATGGACAATAGAGGTGTGGAAGAAAGATCAGGGAATCGATATCTATGATAAAATGAATGAATCTTATAAGGAGATCACCTTACATGATTATTTTCGGAAGGGAAATAAGCTTGATTCAGGAAGGGCGAAGATGCTTTATATGTCCTGTTACAACTTGAATGATTTCAAGAGATTCCTTTTTGAAACCAGGTTTTTTGATATTTATGATGTAGAGAATGGGGTTATTGAAAAGATAAAAGAAGATGAAGAAGAACTCTTAAGTTTTGGTTATAGATGGATAAGATTCAATCTGTTCTGTGAAGATACCTTAAAACCTAAAG belongs to Nitrospirota bacterium and includes:
- a CDS encoding YkgJ family cysteine cluster protein gives rise to the protein MNEEYTKKHRRLSLNDKFKFSCHKGLTCFNTCCSDINIFLTPYDVLRMRRATVLSSGEFLKRYAIPLLGDEGLPLVVLKMIEDENKSCPFVTQDGCRIYEDRPWSCRMYPIFPASSERRLNNQRPSKEEEFWIEEKPSCLGFMEHFHESSHFCEVRDEVLPFKEEKQWTIEVWKKDQGIDIYDKMNESYKEITLHDYFRKGNKLDSGRAKMLYMSCYNLNDFKRFLFETRFFDIYDVENGVIEKIKEDEEELLSFGYRWIRFNLFCEDTLKPKDKALDKLLRSRREV
- the aprA gene encoding adenylyl-sulfate reductase subunit alpha gives rise to the protein MREFATEVVETDILILGGGMAGCGAVVEAAYWAKAVGLRVTWVEKAAVDRSGPVAMGLSAINTYMGMDGKVTENPRMPERFVEYVTNDQMGLTRQDLVYDVARHVDSTVRHFEKWGLPIWKDEAGNFVKSGEWQVMISGESYKIIVAEAAKSAIAALGDKGQLIERVYITHLLKDEKEPDRVCGAVGFSVREDKFYVFKANVVIAVMGGAVHVFRPRSQGEGFGRAWMPPFLGGTTYALTLQAGGELTQMDVTFVPPRFKDSYGPVGTFFLLFKTPATNAYDQPYVGGYDSETDKWAPYSHAKPCPTPVRNYEMILAAKEGKIPLLMHTELVAERIKKEITDPKEQKKELKKYESEAWEDFLDMTIAGATNWAAHNIDPLEKPMELSTSEPVFIGSHACSCGAWACGAEDLMPAEYKDAFPAQYNCMTTVLGLFTAGCGVGACAHKFSSGSFTQGRITAKSAVKFANDNKGYKPTVSEDTIKNLKEIVYKPLALYEEKNTYTTMPDINPNYISPQMFLFRVQKIMGEYVGGWETLYGTSDKMLEHALWKLGFCGEDTEKLAVKDLHELLRAWEAIHRYWVAEACVRTRLVRKESRWPGYYHKYDYMKLDEGQKHFINVKYDAEKKEWKVIERPMIPII
- the aprB gene encoding adenylyl-sulfate reductase subunit beta; amino-acid sequence: MPSFVINEKCDGCKGQDKTACMYICPNDLIVLDKERMKAYNQEPAWCWECYSCVKICPQQAMDVRGYADFMPLGAASTPLRGTEDIMWTITFRDGRIKRFKYPTRTTPEGSIKALEGYPEAKAEDLTDQLMLGEPDIMGVKELPTKKK